In one window of bacterium DNA:
- a CDS encoding electron transfer flavoprotein subunit beta/FixA family protein, whose translation MKIIVCIKQVPETSAVRIDPKTHTLIREGVKSIINPFDMNAIETALQLKEKYSGEVVAISMGPPQAEETLREAISPGVDDAVLLSDKAFAGTDTLATSYTLSMGIKKIGEFDLIICGKQAIDGDTAQVGPELAQMLNIPQICFVRKIVEIKNHTLIVERVLEDGYEVVETQLPALLTVVKEINEPRLPSLRGKLTSKKKEIIKWGAQELDVNPDDVGLTGSPTRVIRTFTPPPRKDRKILQGEAKDIVKELVYELKQRKIM comes from the coding sequence ATGAAGATAATAGTTTGTATAAAACAGGTGCCTGAAACCTCTGCGGTAAGGATAGACCCAAAGACGCATACTTTAATTCGCGAAGGGGTAAAATCTATCATCAATCCCTTTGATATGAATGCGATAGAAACGGCTTTGCAACTAAAGGAAAAGTATTCAGGAGAGGTAGTAGCTATTTCTATGGGACCACCACAGGCAGAAGAAACCTTGCGAGAGGCTATATCACCTGGAGTAGATGATGCGGTGTTATTGAGTGATAAGGCATTTGCGGGCACAGATACATTAGCCACTTCTTATACATTATCTATGGGAATTAAAAAAATAGGCGAATTTGACCTGATAATCTGTGGCAAACAGGCGATAGATGGCGATACTGCCCAGGTAGGTCCTGAATTAGCCCAGATGTTAAATATTCCCCAGATATGCTTTGTTCGTAAGATAGTAGAAATAAAAAACCACACACTTATCGTTGAACGAGTATTAGAAGATGGCTATGAAGTCGTGGAAACTCAACTACCTGCTTTACTCACAGTCGTCAAAGAGATTAATGAACCAAGACTCCCTTCATTACGAGGCAAATTAACCTCTAAAAAGAAAGAAATTATTAAGTGGGGTGCACAAGAACTTGATGTTAACCCGGATGATGTTGGGCTGACGGGCTCTCCCACTCGAGTAATTCGCACATTTACCCCACCACCTCGAAAAGATAGAAAAATCCTCCAGGGTGAGGCTAAAGATATAGTCAAAGAATTAGTCTATGAATTGAAACAGAGAAAGATAATGTGA
- a CDS encoding glycosyltransferase family 4 protein, with product MKKALIITEIDYKKAPNDRVQHLIEYFSHKFEEVTVVYRKRNVTNSLKNLFLLQITTFQEKNIRFIEIDPLLNYSMGLVGSFTGYNLTNRSSIKSAFIKIFCFFSFIKDIFLVLSLIVSIPCKIKDKFDVCIYQNPWEGTISFLLKRLGRVKFIVYDNIDYLPVLTKFRTFYTKWVDKYLLNKADLIICVSKKLCQLRKLQTKRKVYIVPNGVNHALFKPAQNKILHPPTLIYTGNVTHWSGLDLVIHSLAGIKKKIQNIRLFIVGASFPATYGEGLKEISARLNLEENVVFVGVKGYAELPVFLKEADIGLAFFQPVPLRQYAFPLKVVEYMSAGLPVIGTKDTETEEIINEYKCGQAIEFTKKAFVESICSLLTDKDKYDYFSSNAKKYSPQFDWNNVLEKEYLLIKNLHLTKITM from the coding sequence ATGAAAAAAGCATTGATAATCACGGAAATAGATTATAAAAAAGCACCTAATGATAGAGTTCAACACCTGATTGAATATTTCTCGCATAAATTCGAAGAGGTAACCGTAGTTTATCGCAAAAGAAATGTGACCAATTCCCTTAAAAACCTTTTCCTTTTACAAATAACTACATTTCAAGAAAAAAATATCAGATTTATCGAGATAGACCCTTTATTAAATTATAGCATGGGACTTGTGGGTAGTTTTACTGGTTATAATTTAACAAATCGGTCTTCTATTAAATCCGCTTTTATAAAAATCTTCTGTTTTTTTTCCTTTATAAAAGATATTTTCCTTGTTTTATCTCTGATTGTGAGTATTCCTTGCAAGATTAAAGATAAATTTGATGTCTGTATTTATCAAAATCCCTGGGAAGGGACAATTAGTTTTTTATTGAAAAGATTAGGCAGGGTTAAATTTATAGTTTATGATAATATAGATTATTTGCCTGTGTTGACAAAATTTCGCACATTTTACACTAAATGGGTAGATAAATATCTTTTAAATAAGGCAGATTTAATTATTTGTGTCAGTAAAAAATTATGCCAATTGCGGAAATTACAGACGAAAAGAAAGGTATATATTGTCCCAAATGGAGTTAACCATGCCTTATTTAAACCAGCACAAAACAAAATTCTACATCCTCCGACATTAATCTATACAGGTAATGTAACACATTGGAGTGGATTAGATCTGGTTATTCATAGTTTAGCCGGGATTAAGAAGAAAATCCAGAATATCAGGCTTTTCATTGTGGGCGCTTCCTTTCCGGCTACCTATGGTGAAGGACTAAAAGAAATTAGTGCCAGACTTAATCTTGAGGAAAATGTTGTCTTTGTTGGCGTAAAGGGATATGCAGAATTACCAGTATTTTTAAAGGAAGCAGACATAGGTTTAGCCTTTTTTCAACCAGTGCCTTTGCGGCAATATGCCTTCCCACTTAAAGTTGTAGAATATATGTCCGCTGGACTACCAGTTATAGGAACAAAAGACACGGAAACCGAGGAGATTATTAATGAGTATAAATGTGGTCAGGCGATTGAATTCACCAAAAAGGCATTTGTGGAATCTATCTGTTCATTACTTACGGATAAAGATAAATACGACTATTTCTCCTCAAATGCAAAGAAATATAGTCCCCAATTTGATTGGAATAATGTTCTTGAAAAAGAATACTTATTAATCAAGAATCTCCACTTGACAAAAATAACAATGTAA